A region of Massilia sp. WG5 DNA encodes the following proteins:
- the queE gene encoding 7-carboxy-7-deazaguanine synthase, which produces MTYSIKEIFYTLQGEGAHAGRPAVFCRFSGCNLWTGRESDRASAVCQFCDTDFVGTDGERGGKFKDPAALAAEIDGLWPDTHAASKYVVFTGGEPLLQLDKPLIEAMHARGFTIAIETNGTLPVPEGVDWICVSPKMGSKLVVGKGNEIKVVIPQLGQDLAAYERLDFDNFYVQPMDGPLAAQNTRLAIETCRRNPKWKLSIQTHKLLQIP; this is translated from the coding sequence GTGACTTACAGCATCAAAGAAATTTTCTACACACTGCAGGGCGAGGGCGCGCATGCCGGCCGGCCCGCGGTGTTCTGCCGCTTTTCCGGCTGTAACCTGTGGACCGGGCGCGAGAGCGACCGCGCCAGCGCCGTGTGCCAGTTCTGCGATACCGATTTCGTCGGCACCGACGGCGAGCGCGGCGGCAAGTTCAAGGATCCGGCCGCCCTCGCAGCCGAGATCGACGGCCTGTGGCCGGACACCCATGCGGCCAGCAAGTACGTCGTCTTCACCGGCGGCGAGCCGCTGCTGCAGCTCGACAAGCCGCTGATCGAGGCCATGCACGCGCGCGGCTTCACCATCGCGATCGAGACCAACGGCACCCTGCCGGTGCCGGAAGGCGTCGACTGGATCTGCGTCAGCCCGAAGATGGGCTCGAAGCTGGTCGTCGGCAAGGGCAACGAGATCAAGGTGGTGATCCCGCAGCTTGGCCAGGACCTGGCCGCCTACGAGCGCCTCGATTTCGACAACTTCTACGTCCAGCCGATGGACGGTCCGCTGGCGGCCCAGAACACCCGCCTGGCGATCGAGACCTGCCGCCGCAATCCGAAGTGGAAGCTGAGCATCCAGACCCACAAACTCCTGCAAATTCCCTGA
- the prpR gene encoding propionate catabolism operon regulatory protein PrpR, producing the protein MPDHAAVSAVRPRICFLGYRHVAQLAAPVFGEYAHRADIEVVEAAFDPALSIARERIKSGAVDVFLSAGANGAILRKNVAAPVAIIQLDGFSLLQVLLRARAISARVGVVMYGRTIPELDDIKTLLKLEVVQYAYETTDEARRCCARLKADGFEVIVGSSVVVEIAEGQGMHGLLAYSLASVRRALEDAIELARVTRLESGRYQQLNGVLGNLQDAVLAVDRRHRVIAINPRMQQLLNKPGMPLLGKRLDEIEPELSLEHTMEHGAEERAVVLRFARRDWIANRTPIREYGELVGAALTLYDAQVIAEADTSLRIQQRKRQAAARWNFDDLIGDSPPFLRAINSARRFARTDLTVLIAGESGTGKELFAQAIHNASPRAGQPFVALNCAAFPETLLESELFGHEEGAFTGSRRGGKRGLFETAHTGTLFLDEIGDMPLTLQTRLLRVLQEREIVRVGGVAAIPVDVRVIAATHQPLEEMIAERRFRQDLYYRINTLRLALPALRERSGDIAPLAGALIARSLARLGSKRDAAASLEPLLPALAAYEWPGNVRELENIADRIAVYLIQFDEGDGIDYEGLGDDCPELFLAAQGAAEGADGDMGARLARELERCNGNRALAAHRLGISRSTLWRWMKQAQAQ; encoded by the coding sequence ATGCCCGATCACGCCGCCGTCTCCGCCGTCCGCCCGCGCATCTGTTTTCTGGGCTACCGCCATGTCGCCCAGCTGGCCGCGCCGGTTTTCGGCGAGTACGCCCATCGGGCCGATATCGAAGTGGTCGAGGCCGCGTTCGATCCGGCATTGTCGATTGCGCGGGAGCGCATCAAGAGCGGCGCGGTCGACGTATTCCTGAGCGCCGGCGCGAACGGCGCGATTTTGCGCAAGAACGTGGCCGCACCGGTGGCGATCATCCAGCTCGACGGGTTTTCGCTGCTGCAGGTGCTGCTCAGGGCTCGGGCCATCTCGGCCCGCGTCGGCGTGGTCATGTACGGTCGCACGATTCCTGAACTCGACGACATCAAGACCCTGCTCAAGCTCGAGGTGGTGCAGTACGCCTACGAAACCACCGACGAGGCGCGGCGCTGTTGCGCGCGACTGAAGGCCGACGGTTTCGAGGTGATCGTCGGCTCCAGCGTCGTGGTCGAGATTGCCGAAGGGCAGGGCATGCATGGCCTGTTGGCCTATTCGCTCGCCAGTGTGCGGCGCGCGCTGGAGGATGCCATCGAACTGGCGCGGGTGACCCGGCTCGAGTCGGGTCGCTACCAGCAGCTCAACGGCGTGCTCGGCAACCTGCAGGATGCCGTGCTGGCGGTCGACCGTCGCCACCGCGTCATCGCCATCAATCCGCGCATGCAGCAGTTATTGAACAAGCCCGGCATGCCGCTGCTGGGCAAGCGTCTCGACGAAATCGAGCCGGAACTTTCGCTCGAGCACACGATGGAACACGGCGCCGAGGAGCGCGCCGTGGTGCTGCGCTTTGCGCGGCGCGACTGGATTGCCAACCGCACCCCGATCCGCGAATACGGCGAGCTGGTCGGCGCTGCCCTGACCCTGTATGACGCGCAGGTGATTGCCGAGGCCGATACCAGCCTGCGTATCCAGCAGCGCAAGCGCCAGGCGGCTGCCAGATGGAACTTCGACGACCTGATCGGAGACAGCCCACCCTTCCTGCGCGCCATTAACAGCGCGCGCCGCTTTGCCCGCACCGACCTGACGGTACTGATCGCCGGGGAAAGCGGGACCGGCAAGGAGCTATTTGCGCAGGCGATCCACAACGCCAGCCCGCGGGCGGGACAGCCTTTCGTTGCGCTCAATTGCGCGGCCTTTCCCGAGACCTTGCTGGAAAGCGAACTGTTCGGCCATGAAGAGGGCGCCTTCACCGGCTCGCGGCGCGGCGGCAAGCGCGGCCTGTTCGAGACAGCCCACACCGGCACCCTGTTCCTCGATGAAATCGGCGACATGCCGTTGACGCTGCAGACGCGGCTCCTGCGCGTGCTGCAGGAGCGTGAAATCGTGCGTGTCGGCGGGGTGGCGGCGATTCCGGTCGATGTGCGGGTGATCGCCGCCACCCACCAGCCACTCGAGGAAATGATCGCCGAGCGCCGCTTTCGGCAGGACCTGTACTATCGGATCAATACGCTGCGCCTGGCCTTGCCCGCGCTGCGCGAGCGCAGTGGCGATATCGCGCCGCTGGCCGGCGCCCTGATCGCGCGCTCGCTGGCTCGTCTCGGCAGCAAGCGCGACGCCGCGGCGTCGCTCGAGCCGCTGCTGCCGGCGCTGGCGGCCTACGAATGGCCGGGTAATGTACGCGAACTCGAAAACATCGCCGACCGGATCGCGGTGTACCTGATCCAGTTCGACGAGGGCGATGGCATTGATTACGAGGGCTTGGGTGACGACTGCCCGGAACTGTTCCTGGCGGCGCAGGGCGCCGCGGAAGGCGCGGACGGCGACATGGGCGCGCGCCTGGCACGGGAGTTGGAGAGGTGCAACGGCAACCGTGCGCTGGCGGCGCACCGCCTCGGCATCAGCCGTTCGACGCTGTGGCGCTGGATGAAGCAGGCGCAGGCACAGTAA
- a CDS encoding GGDEF domain-containing protein, with product MTTIQRLMDSSGTNGDRAFAHQLMEMLAIPIFVLDTNCRVMIWNRACERLTGVPAAEVIGTREHWRSFFDEQRPTLADMLIQDRAGDIPSIHPRSATSQPGHVSAESWFDMPRVGRRRYLAADASPIYDERGRLTAVVETLRDLTDEKLAQIALEQLATRDGLTGLANRRCFDDTLQAEWARAQRQGQPLSLLMVDVDNFKAFNDANGHLGGDECLKRIATAVASEMRANDLVARYGGEEFAVILPNQSLKGAASVAERIRTRVEQLQVPNRLAAGLHVTVSIGAATALASPDNGPSDLVATADAALYRAKHMGRNRISLPLTEAS from the coding sequence ATGACAACCATTCAGCGGCTGATGGATTCCTCCGGCACGAACGGAGACCGGGCCTTCGCGCACCAGCTCATGGAGATGCTGGCGATTCCCATTTTCGTGCTCGACACCAATTGCCGCGTCATGATCTGGAACCGCGCCTGCGAACGCCTCACCGGCGTTCCGGCCGCCGAGGTGATCGGCACGCGCGAGCACTGGCGCAGCTTCTTCGACGAGCAGCGCCCGACGCTTGCGGACATGCTGATCCAGGACCGTGCCGGCGATATTCCCAGCATTCATCCGCGCAGCGCCACCAGCCAGCCTGGCCACGTGTCGGCCGAGAGCTGGTTCGACATGCCGCGCGTGGGGCGCCGCCGCTACCTCGCCGCCGACGCCAGCCCCATCTACGACGAACGCGGCCGGCTCACCGCCGTGGTCGAGACCCTGCGCGACCTGACCGACGAAAAGCTGGCCCAGATCGCCCTCGAGCAGCTGGCCACGCGCGACGGCCTGACCGGCCTGGCGAACCGCCGCTGCTTCGACGACACCCTGCAGGCCGAATGGGCGCGCGCCCAGCGCCAGGGCCAGCCGCTGTCGCTGCTGATGGTCGACGTCGACAACTTCAAGGCCTTCAACGATGCCAATGGCCACCTCGGCGGCGACGAATGCCTGAAACGCATCGCCACCGCCGTCGCCAGCGAGATGCGCGCGAACGACCTCGTCGCCCGCTATGGCGGCGAGGAATTCGCCGTGATCCTGCCGAACCAGTCGCTGAAGGGCGCCGCCAGCGTCGCCGAGCGCATCCGCACCCGCGTCGAGCAGCTGCAGGTGCCGAACCGCCTGGCCGCCGGCCTGCACGTGACCGTCTCGATCGGCGCCGCGACTGCGCTGGCCTCGCCGGACAACGGTCCCAGCGACCTGGTGGCCACCGCCGATGCCGCCCTGTATCGTGCCAAGCACATGGGCCGCAACCGGATCAGCCTGCCGCTGACCGAAGCTTCCTGA